One genomic segment of Alicycliphilus denitrificans K601 includes these proteins:
- a CDS encoding DUF934 domain-containing protein produces MKIIAADAVPESAGAEKTLQIPNDAELAELVASGALEGVQRVELQFPKFTDGRAYSQALLLRRRYRFAGDIRATGDVLIDQLVHMHRSGFTSAVLAPGVNADAAQRQFDRYSAFYQGDVLEPRPLFAREAA; encoded by the coding sequence ATGAAAATCATTGCTGCCGACGCAGTACCAGAAAGCGCTGGAGCCGAAAAAACCCTGCAGATCCCCAACGATGCCGAGCTGGCCGAGCTGGTCGCCAGCGGCGCGCTGGAGGGCGTGCAGCGCGTGGAGCTGCAGTTCCCCAAGTTCACCGACGGCCGCGCCTACAGCCAGGCGCTGCTGCTGCGCCGGCGCTACAGGTTTGCGGGCGACATCCGCGCCACGGGCGACGTGCTGATCGACCAGCTCGTGCACATGCACCGCAGCGGCTTCACCAGCGCCGTGCTGGCCCCGGGCGTCAATGCCGATGCCGCGCAGCGCCAGTTCGACCGCTACAGCGCCTTCTACCAGGGCGACGTGCTGGAGCCCCGCCCCCTGTTCGCACGGGAGGCCGCATGA
- a CDS encoding phosphoadenosine phosphosulfate reductase family protein, giving the protein MSTLDLARINAELGRDAPGLVKWALGLNQAPIVTTNFRPFEAVILHLVTRVQPDVPVIWMDNGYNTEATYRYADEVTRLLGLNLRIYLPLRSRAHREAVDGPVPALHEPRHAAFTEEVKLEPFARALRETAPKVWFTALRATDSAVRAQMDPVSINPDGLIKVAPLLHWTSRDLHQYCEAHGLPNNFDYVDPTKGEEQRECGLHLAH; this is encoded by the coding sequence ATGAGCACCCTGGACCTCGCACGCATCAACGCCGAACTGGGCCGCGACGCGCCCGGCCTCGTGAAATGGGCCCTGGGCCTGAACCAGGCGCCCATAGTCACCACCAACTTCCGCCCGTTCGAGGCGGTGATCCTGCACCTGGTCACGCGGGTACAGCCCGACGTCCCGGTCATCTGGATGGACAACGGCTACAACACCGAGGCCACCTACCGCTACGCCGACGAGGTGACCCGGCTGCTCGGGCTCAACCTGCGCATCTACCTGCCGCTGCGCTCGCGCGCGCACCGCGAGGCGGTGGATGGTCCTGTGCCCGCGCTTCATGAGCCGCGCCACGCCGCCTTCACCGAGGAGGTGAAGCTCGAACCCTTCGCCCGCGCGCTGCGTGAGACCGCACCCAAGGTCTGGTTCACCGCGCTGCGCGCCACCGACAGCGCCGTGCGCGCGCAGATGGACCCGGTGAGCATCAACCCCGACGGCCTCATCAAGGTCGCGCCGCTGCTGCACTGGACGTCCAGGGACCTGCACCAGTACTGCGAGGCCCACGGCCTGCCCAACAACTTCGACTACGTGGACCCGACCAAGGGCGAGGAACAGCGCGAATGCGGCCTGCACCTGGCCCACTGA
- the cysD gene encoding sulfate adenylyltransferase subunit CysD translates to MNARVDTSVLTHLSNQHLDALEEETIFILREVAAAFERPALLFSGGKDSLVMLRCAEKAFMDSKGPSGSRGRIPYPLLMIDTGHNFPEVTDFRDQRARELGAELIVRSVEDSMARGTVRLAHPGESRNVHQSVTLLEAIEEFRFDALIGGARRDEEKARAKERIFSHRDGFGQWQPKAQRPELWTLFNTRIAPGEHFRVFPISNWTELDVWQYIDREAIALPSLYYAHQRQVVERRGLLVPVTPLTPPKDGERVETRTVRFRTVGDITCTCPVESPAASAAEIVIETLAAEVSERGATRMDDKTSDASMEKRKKDGYF, encoded by the coding sequence ATGAACGCCCGAGTTGACACCTCCGTGCTCACGCACCTGAGCAACCAGCACCTGGACGCGCTGGAGGAAGAAACCATCTTCATCCTGCGCGAAGTGGCCGCCGCCTTCGAGCGCCCCGCGCTGCTGTTCTCCGGCGGCAAGGACTCGCTGGTCATGCTCCGGTGCGCCGAAAAGGCCTTCATGGATTCGAAAGGCCCCTCCGGCAGCCGGGGCCGCATCCCCTACCCGCTCTTGATGATCGACACCGGCCACAACTTCCCCGAGGTGACCGACTTCCGCGACCAGCGCGCCAGGGAGCTCGGCGCCGAGCTCATCGTGCGCAGCGTCGAAGACTCCATGGCGCGCGGCACGGTGCGCCTGGCGCACCCGGGCGAGAGCCGCAACGTGCACCAGTCGGTCACGCTGCTCGAAGCCATCGAGGAATTCCGCTTCGACGCGCTGATCGGCGGCGCGCGCCGCGACGAGGAAAAGGCCCGGGCCAAGGAGCGCATCTTCTCCCACCGCGACGGCTTCGGCCAATGGCAACCCAAGGCCCAGCGGCCCGAGCTCTGGACGCTGTTCAACACCCGCATCGCCCCGGGCGAGCACTTCCGCGTGTTCCCGATCAGCAACTGGACCGAGCTGGACGTGTGGCAGTACATCGACCGCGAGGCGATCGCCCTGCCCAGCCTCTACTACGCGCACCAGCGCCAGGTGGTAGAGCGCCGGGGCCTGCTGGTGCCCGTCACGCCGCTCACCCCGCCCAAGGACGGCGAGCGGGTCGAGACCCGCACCGTGCGCTTTCGCACCGTGGGCGACATCACCTGCACCTGCCCGGTGGAAAGCCCCGCCGCCAGCGCCGCCGAGATCGTGATCGAGACCCTGGCCGCCGAGGTCAGCGAACGCGGCGCCACGCGCATGGACGACAAGACCTCCGACGCCTCGATGGAAAAGCGTAAGAAAGACGGGTACTTCTGA
- a CDS encoding sulfate adenylyltransferase subunit 1: MTTNLIADTATAAGAAARNDHVSALKFITCGSVDDGKSTLIGRLLVDSRAVLQDHLAGVQRGGEVDLALLTDGLSAEREQGITIDVAYRYFATEARKFIIGDAPGHEQYTRNMVTAASQADAAVVLVDATKLDWQNPRLALLPQTRRHSLLVHLLRVHSLVFAVNKLDAVADPALAFAHIRAALQQFAQDAGITVAATVPVSALKGWNVVDARPGWCGYEGSSLLQILELLPHTPADAHLPLAFPVQWVEKFSSSSDTRQGRRVFWGRVAAGGARVGAQVQVFPSGQRAAIAQVLDHARRPGGIQAGGSAGIVLDREVDVSRGDWIVAAPTPAAQAAEDDFDTPAEQPSWPGRRELGATVAWMDDEPLVAGRVYWALHGHRWVKAKLRRVVHRLDIHTLAEQDATQLEPNAIGHVELLLQESVPAAPFEKARVLGSMILVDTASHKTAGAVLVRT; this comes from the coding sequence ATGACTACCAATTTAATAGCTGATACCGCAACAGCGGCGGGCGCCGCAGCCAGGAACGACCATGTTTCCGCGCTGAAGTTCATCACTTGCGGCAGCGTGGACGACGGCAAGAGCACGCTGATCGGCCGCCTGCTCGTGGACAGCCGCGCCGTGCTGCAGGACCACTTGGCGGGCGTGCAGCGCGGCGGCGAGGTGGACCTGGCGCTGCTCACCGACGGCCTCTCGGCCGAGCGCGAGCAAGGCATCACCATCGACGTGGCCTACCGCTACTTCGCCACCGAGGCGCGCAAGTTCATCATCGGCGACGCGCCCGGCCACGAGCAGTACACGCGCAACATGGTCACCGCCGCCTCGCAGGCCGACGCCGCCGTGGTGCTGGTGGACGCGACCAAGCTCGACTGGCAGAACCCCCGGCTCGCGCTGCTGCCGCAGACGCGCCGCCACAGCCTGCTCGTGCACCTGCTGCGCGTGCATTCGCTGGTGTTCGCCGTGAACAAGCTCGACGCCGTGGCCGACCCGGCCCTGGCGTTCGCGCACATCCGCGCCGCGCTGCAGCAATTCGCGCAGGATGCGGGCATCACCGTGGCCGCCACCGTGCCCGTCTCGGCCCTCAAGGGCTGGAACGTGGTCGACGCCCGGCCGGGCTGGTGCGGCTACGAGGGCAGCAGCCTGCTGCAGATCCTGGAGCTGCTGCCCCATACCCCGGCCGACGCGCACCTGCCGCTGGCCTTCCCGGTGCAGTGGGTGGAGAAGTTCTCCTCGTCCTCCGACACGCGCCAGGGCCGGCGCGTGTTCTGGGGCCGCGTGGCCGCGGGCGGCGCCCGGGTGGGCGCGCAGGTACAGGTCTTCCCCAGCGGCCAGCGCGCCGCCATCGCTCAGGTGCTGGACCACGCGCGCCGCCCCGGCGGCATCCAGGCGGGCGGCAGCGCCGGCATCGTGCTGGACCGCGAGGTGGACGTCTCGCGCGGCGACTGGATCGTCGCCGCGCCCACGCCCGCCGCCCAGGCCGCGGAAGACGATTTCGACACCCCGGCGGAGCAGCCCAGCTGGCCCGGCCGGCGCGAGCTCGGCGCCACCGTCGCCTGGATGGACGACGAACCCCTGGTCGCCGGCCGCGTGTACTGGGCGCTGCACGGCCACCGCTGGGTCAAGGCCAAGCTGCGCCGCGTGGTGCACCGCCTGGACATCCACACCCTGGCCGAGCAGGACGCCACGCAGCTCGAACCCAACGCCATCGGCCACGTGGAACTGCTGCTGCAGGAGAGCGTGCCCGCTGCGCCGTTCGAGAAAGCGCGCGTGCTCGGCTCCATGATCCTGGTCGACACCGCAAGCCACAAGACGGCCGGCGCCGTGCTGGTGCGGACCTAG
- the fdxA gene encoding ferredoxin FdxA, whose product MTHVVVENCIKCKYTDCVDVCPVDCFREGPNMLVIDPDECIDCAVCVPECPANAIFAEEDLPSDQLAFIKINAELTPKFKSITKRKAALPDADEWNGTPGKLKDLER is encoded by the coding sequence ATGACCCACGTTGTTGTCGAAAACTGCATCAAGTGCAAATACACCGATTGCGTGGATGTATGCCCCGTGGACTGCTTCCGCGAAGGCCCGAACATGCTCGTCATCGACCCCGACGAGTGCATCGACTGCGCCGTTTGCGTGCCCGAATGCCCGGCCAACGCCATCTTTGCCGAAGAAGACCTGCCCAGCGACCAGCTCGCCTTCATCAAGATCAACGCCGAGCTGACGCCCAAGTTCAAGAGCATCACCAAGCGCAAGGCCGCCCTGCCCGACGCCGACGAGTGGAACGGCACGCCCGGCAAGCTGAAGGACCTGGAGCGCTGA
- a CDS encoding NAD(P)/FAD-dependent oxidoreductase, producing the protein MQAPSAPAPAQADAVVIGAGPVGLFQVFQLGLQGIAAHLVDALPHVGGQCAELYPDKPIYDIPGVPVCSGRELVALLQRQMAPFAPACHLGQQVETLAAQDDGRFLLQTTAGTRLLAKSVFIAAGVGAFVPRTIKVDGIAALAGGQVLYHPTDTGVANARHVVVHGGDEAAVQAAIACAPLAASVTLLHRRDVFQAEPALLAELQTLREGGRIRVAIGQITGVQAAPDGRLQALVLQLPDGSQQHLPLDLLLAYLGISPRLGPVAGWGLAMERKQIAVDTATFATSVPGIYAVGDVNGYPGKRKLILCGFHEATLAAFAEAERQAGHRLPLEYTTSSERLHARLGVGA; encoded by the coding sequence ATGCAAGCGCCCTCGGCCCCCGCACCGGCGCAGGCCGATGCCGTGGTGATCGGCGCGGGCCCGGTGGGCCTGTTCCAGGTGTTCCAGCTCGGGCTGCAGGGCATCGCAGCGCACCTCGTCGACGCCCTGCCCCACGTGGGCGGCCAGTGCGCCGAGCTCTATCCCGACAAGCCCATCTACGACATCCCCGGCGTTCCCGTGTGCTCGGGCCGCGAACTGGTTGCGCTGCTGCAGCGGCAGATGGCGCCGTTCGCGCCCGCATGCCACCTGGGCCAGCAGGTCGAGACGCTGGCCGCGCAGGACGATGGCCGATTCCTGCTGCAGACCACCGCCGGCACCCGGCTGCTGGCGAAGAGCGTCTTCATCGCCGCCGGCGTGGGCGCCTTCGTGCCGCGCACCATCAAGGTGGACGGCATCGCCGCTCTGGCGGGCGGCCAGGTGCTCTACCACCCCACGGATACCGGCGTCGCCAACGCCCGCCACGTGGTCGTGCATGGCGGCGACGAGGCCGCCGTGCAGGCTGCCATCGCCTGCGCGCCGCTGGCCGCCAGCGTCACGCTGCTGCATCGCCGCGACGTCTTCCAGGCCGAGCCCGCACTGCTGGCCGAGCTGCAGACGCTGCGCGAGGGCGGGCGCATCCGCGTCGCCATAGGCCAGATCACGGGCGTGCAGGCCGCGCCGGACGGCCGCCTGCAGGCCCTCGTGCTGCAACTGCCCGACGGCTCGCAGCAACACCTGCCGCTCGACCTGCTGCTGGCCTACCTGGGCATCTCCCCGCGCCTGGGGCCGGTCGCCGGCTGGGGCTTGGCCATGGAGCGCAAGCAGATTGCCGTGGACACGGCCACGTTCGCCACCAGCGTGCCCGGCATCTACGCCGTGGGCGACGTCAACGGCTACCCCGGCAAACGCAAGCTCATCCTGTGCGGCTTCCACGAGGCCACGCTGGCCGCCTTCGCCGAGGCGGAGCGGCAGGCAGGCCACAGGCTGCCGCTGGAGTACACGACCAGCAGCGAGCGGCTGCACGCGCGCCTGGGCGTGGGCGCATGA
- a CDS encoding purine-cytosine permease family protein, with protein MNTLATSRNEALAPLPAGQRVFRWHDHASLWFSLGVGLLVMQVGAYLMPALGTQQALLAVVVGSVIGAGLLGWVAKIGCDSGLASAGLMHAVYGRRFAGLPIVLNIVQLVGWGTFELVVMRDATVAIGRQSGMLAAGAWPVAATLLWGGVVLLLISGSMVQLVRRVIARVALPLVVLSLLWLSWQFIAMAQAQGLAQIWQRRGNGGMGVMPALDLVIAMPISWLPLVADYARHGVSGADALRGSWIGYALANIWCYCLGVLVALVLPSQDLVTALLLAQGGLLALSLILIDEVDNAYGDMYSGAVSAHSLRPRWSVRRWGLGLAALCTALALVLPMHSLEPFLLLLSSVFVPLFGVILGRLAFGVPAHAALQRAAGVHGLPVALWLAGIACYHLLPRALPALGAALPTLALCFALAYLTRPRG; from the coding sequence ATGAACACCCTCGCCACCTCCCGCAACGAAGCCCTGGCCCCGCTGCCGGCCGGGCAGCGCGTGTTCCGCTGGCACGACCATGCATCGCTCTGGTTCAGCCTGGGCGTGGGGCTGCTGGTCATGCAGGTGGGCGCCTACCTGATGCCTGCCCTGGGTACGCAGCAGGCGCTCCTGGCCGTCGTGGTCGGCTCCGTCATCGGCGCGGGGCTGCTGGGCTGGGTGGCAAAAATAGGCTGCGACAGCGGCTTGGCCAGCGCGGGGCTGATGCACGCCGTCTACGGTCGGCGCTTCGCGGGTCTGCCCATCGTGCTCAACATCGTGCAGCTCGTGGGCTGGGGCACGTTCGAGCTCGTGGTGATGCGCGACGCCACCGTGGCCATAGGCCGGCAGTCCGGCATGCTCGCCGCCGGCGCATGGCCCGTGGCCGCCACGCTGCTGTGGGGCGGCGTGGTGCTGCTGCTCATCAGCGGCTCCATGGTGCAGCTGGTGCGCCGCGTCATCGCGCGCGTGGCGCTGCCGCTCGTCGTGCTGTCGCTGCTGTGGCTGTCCTGGCAGTTCATCGCCATGGCGCAGGCCCAGGGCCTGGCCCAGATCTGGCAGCGCCGCGGCAACGGCGGCATGGGCGTGATGCCGGCGCTCGACCTCGTGATCGCCATGCCCATCTCGTGGCTGCCGCTCGTGGCTGACTACGCACGCCACGGCGTGAGCGGCGCGGACGCCCTGCGCGGCAGCTGGATCGGCTACGCGCTGGCCAACATCTGGTGCTATTGCCTGGGCGTGCTGGTGGCGCTGGTGCTGCCCAGCCAGGACCTGGTGACCGCCCTGCTGCTGGCCCAGGGCGGGCTGCTGGCGCTGTCGCTGATCCTCATCGACGAGGTGGACAACGCCTACGGCGACATGTACTCCGGTGCCGTCTCGGCGCACAGCCTGCGCCCGCGCTGGAGCGTGCGCCGCTGGGGCCTGGGCCTGGCCGCGCTGTGCACCGCGCTGGCCCTGGTGCTGCCCATGCACAGCCTGGAGCCGTTCCTGCTGCTGCTCAGCTCGGTCTTCGTGCCGCTGTTCGGCGTGATCCTGGGGCGCCTGGCCTTCGGCGTTCCGGCGCACGCGGCGCTGCAGCGCGCCGCCGGCGTGCACGGGCTGCCCGTGGCGCTGTGGCTGGCTGGCATCGCCTGCTACCACCTGCTGCCGCGCGCGCTGCCGGCCCTGGGCGCGGCGCTGCCCACGCTGGCGCTGTGCTTCGCGCTGGCCTACCTCACGCGCCCGCGCGGCTGA